The stretch of DNA GCTTGTGTTACTACCAAGTTATTTACGTCCATTTCATAGTTGTGCTCGGCATTTGCCACAGCGGATTTTAATACTTTTTCAACGATTGGAGAAGCAAACTTTGGAGTGAGATTTAAAATCGCCACCGCTTCACCAACTTGCTTTCCTCGAATTAAATCTACGACTAAACGTGCTTTACGAGGAGCAATACGAACTGTTCTTGCAACAGCTTTAGCTTGCATTTGGATGCCCTCCTCTCTTAACGTCTGGTTTTCTTATCATCATTACCATGGCCTTTGTAAGCACGAGTTGGAGCAAATTCTCCAAGCTTGTGTCCTACCATGTCTTCAGTAACATATACAGGCACATGTTTGCGACCATCATAAACAGCGATTGTGTGGCCAATAAATTGTGGGAAGATCGTAGAACGGCGTGACCAAGTTTTAACAACTTGCTTACTTTCAGTTTCATTTAACTTTTCGATCTTAACCATTAAATGATCATCAACAAATGGTCCTTTTTTAAGGCTGCGACCCATGGATGAACCTCCCTTCGTGATTGTCCTACGGCTCTATCTTTGAACCGTAGTTCAACCCCGTTATTTTTTACGACGACGTACAATAAACTTATCGGATTTGTTCTTTTTCTTACGAGTTTTGAATCCAAGAGTTGGTTTACCCCATGGAGACATTGGTGATTTACGTCCGATTGGTGAACGTCCTTCACCACCACCGTGTGGGTGATCGTTAGGGTTCATTACAGATCCACGTACTGTTGGACGTTTGCCTAACCAACGTGAACGACCTGCTTTACCAATGTTAATTAATTCGTGTTGTTCGTTACCTACTTGACCGATTGTTGCACGGCACTCAGCAAGGATCATGCGAACTTCACCAGAATTTAAACGTACAAGTACGTATTTTCCTTCTTTACCAAGAACTTGTGCAGATGTACCAGCAGAACGTACTAATTGGCCACCTTTACCTGGTTTTAATTCAACGTTGTGTACTACAGTACCAACTGGAATGTTTGCTAATGGTAATGCATTACCTACTTTAATATCTGCCTCTGGGCCAGACATTACTTCTAAACCTACTACTAGGTTTTTAGGAGCTAGGATATAACGCTTTTCACCATCTACATAATTAATTAATGCTATATTTGCGGAACGGTTTGGATCGTACTCGATAGTGGCAACGCGTCCAGGAATGCCATCTTTGTTACGTTTAAAGTCAATGATACGGTATGAACGCTTGTGGCCGCCACCTTGATGACGAACAGTTAACTTACCTTGGTTATTACGGCCGCCTTTTCTCTTTAAAGGTGCTAATAGAGATTTTTCTGGGGTGCTAGTTGTGATTTCAGCGAAATCAGAAACTGTCATACCGCGACGACCATTAGAGGTAGGTTTGTACTTTTTTATCGCCATTTTATTCCCTCCTCTTCTTGTTAGTTTTTATTATGCTTCAAAGAATTCGATTTCTTTGCTATCAGCTGTTAGTTTAACAATAGCTTTACGGCGTTTGTTTGTGTAACCACCGAATTTACCCATGCGCTTAAATTTACCTTTATAGTTCATGATGTTAACTTTTTCAACTTCAACGCCAAAGATCTCAACAATCGCATCTTTAACTTGAGTTTTGTTAGCTCTCACATCAACTTCAAACGTATACTTCTTTTCAGCCATTAGGTCAGTAGAACGTTCAGTGATAACGGGGCGCTTAATGATATCGCGTGCATCCATTATGCAAGCACCTCCTCTACTTTTTCAACTGCAGCTTTCGTCATGATTAACTTATCATGATTAACTACATCCAATACATTGATTCCATCAGCAGTTACAACTGTTACACCAGGAATATTACGTGCAGAAAGTGCTACATTTTCATCTAGGTCAGCAGTAACGATAAGTGCTTTCTTCTCAACTGAAAGACCACCTAAAACTGTTTTGAAATCTTTTGTTTTTGGAGCATCGAAAGCTAGGCTTTCTAAAACTAATACATTCTCTTCTAGTACTTTAGAAGATAGTGCAGATTTGATCGCTAAGCGACGTACCTTTTTAGGTAATTTGTAGCTGTAGCTGCGTGGTGTTGGACCGAATACAGTACCACCTCCGCGCCATTGTGGAGAACGGATAGACCCTTGACGAGCACGACCAGTTCCTTTTTGACGCCATGGTTTACGTCCACCGCCGCGTACTTCCGAACGAACTTTTACTTTATGAGTTCCTTGGCGTAATGAAGCTCTTTGCATAACAATCGCTTCAAATAATACGTGTTGGTTAGGCTCGATACCAAATACTGATTCATTAAGTTCGATTTCACCAACTTGTGATCCGTTTTGGTTAAATAATGAAACTTTAGGCATTCTTTTGCTCCTCCTTTCTTATGAAGATATTACGCTTTAACCGCAGTTTTAATCTTTAGTAATGCTTTTTTAGGTCCTGGAACGTTACCTTTAATTAATAGAATGTTACGCTCAACATCAACCTTAACGATTTCTAGATTTTGAACAGTAATTTGTTCTCCACCCATACGACCAGGTAATAATTTACCTTTGAATACTCGGTTTGGAGCTACAGGTCCCATTGAACCAGGACGACGGTGGTAACGTGAACCGTGGGCCATTGGTCCGCGTGATTGTCCGTGACGCTTGATTACACCTTGGAAACCTTTACCCTTAGAGATTCCTGTTACATCTACAACATCGCCTGCAGCGAAAATATCAACTTTGACTTCTTGACCAACTTCATATCCTGTAACGTCAACCCCGCTGAATTCGCGTACGAAGCGCTTAGGAGCAGTGTTTGCTTTAGCAACATGTCCTTTTTCTGGTTTGTTAGCTAACTTTTCACGTTTGTCTTCAAATCCGATTTGAACAGCTTCGTAACCGTCGCTTTCAACTGATTTTTTCTGAAGAACTACGTTCTGAGCAGCCTCAACTACAGTAACTGGAATTAAGTTGCCGTTTTCTGCAAATACTTGAGTCATACCAATCTTTCTTCCTAAGATTCCTTTGGTCATTTAAGTCACACCTCCTGATAATTTGTTTATTTATTTTTTAAAGTTTAATTTCGATGTCAACACCGGACGGTAAATCTAAACGCATTAACGCATCAACTGTTTGTGGAGTTGGGTTAACAATATCGATTAGACGCTTGTGTGTCCGTTGTTCGAACTGCTCACGTGAATCCTTATACTTATGAACCGCACGAAGAATTGTGTAGATAGATTTTTCAGTCGGAAGTGGAATCGGACCAGAAACGGCTGCACCTGAACGCTTTGCTGTTTCTACGATTTTTTCTGCTGATTGATCAAGAATTCTGTGGTCATAAGCTTTTAAACGGATACGAATCTTTTGTTTTGCCATTATTTTCCCTCCTTTATTCGCCTATTTTTAAAATAGACATTCTCAGTGAAAATTTCCCACACACTCGCCATGGCAAAGCGGCCGGGTGTGTCAGCAACCTTTCACATCATCGCAGTCAAAGACCAACATTGTCTATTATACATAAATGTTTAGGCAAACGCAACATTTTTTATTAATTTCTTTTTTGTTACGTTTAGCACACTTTTATTATTATAGCGACCAGTCTATACAATTTCAATAGATATTATCATTCTCCAGAAATAACCTTTAATAGCGCTTTATTAATTGAATATTTGATGAGTTATATATATAGAAGAAACTCGTATACTCTGGTTTGCCATTATTAAACTTGTTTGTTGTTTACCACTTTAGGCTTTCCTCTTACCAATTCATAGAGATAAAATATAAAATTGCTTTCTTATTTGATTTTTTGGTGCTTGGAGACATAAGGAAGTGGGCTAATTAAAGATTTGTCCTTAATAGTGGTTCTTAAGGACAAATCACAGTGCACATCCTAAAGATCTGTCCTTAATAGTGGGCCTTAAGGACAAACCCCAGTCTACTTCCCAAAGATCTGTCCTTAATAGTGTGCCTTAAGGACAAATCACAGATCACTTCTCAAAAATCTGTCCTTAATAATGGGTTTGGGGACAAATCACAGATCACTTCCTAAATATTCGTCCTTAATAGTGGATTTTGAGGATAAATCTCTGAGGGCTACTAAAGGTTTTGTGCTTATTAAGAGAAATTAAAGCTAAATTTCCATATAATTATCAACAAGTCTAACGTATAGATAAATTTCTTTAACGACAAAAAAAGCAACTGGATCGTCACCCAGCTGCTTTTTGAACTATTATTCAGTGATAGTTGTGATTGAACCTGAACCTACAGTACGTCCGCCTTCACGGATAGAGAACTTTGTACCTTCTTCAATTGCTACTGGAGCAATTAGTTCAACGATCATTTCGATGTGGTCGCCAGGCATAACCATTTCTACGCCTTCTGGAAGATTACAAATACCAGTAATATCAGAAGTACGGAAATAGAATTGTGGACGGTAGTTAGTGAAGAATGGAGTATGACGTCCACCTTCTTCTTTTGATAATACATAAACTTGTGCTTTGAACTTTGAGTGTGGAGTGATTGATTTCGGCTTAGCCAATACTTGACCACGCTCGATTTCTTCACGTGCAACACCACGAAGTAATGCACCGATGTTGTCTCCAGCTTCAGCAAAGTCAAGAAGCTTACGGAACATTTCTACACCTGTTACAGTTGTAGATTTTGGCTCTTCAGTGAAACCTACGATTTCAACTACGTCCCCAACTTTAACTACTCCACGCTCAACACGTCCAGTAGCAACAGTTCCACGACCAGTGATTGAGAATACATCCTCAACTGGCATCATGAAAGGCTTTTCAGTGTCACGAGCAGGTGTTGGAATCCACTCATCAACCGCGCTCATTAGTTCATAGATTTTTTCTTCCCATGCAGCTTCGCCCTCTAATGCTTTAAGAGCAGATCCTTTGATAACTGGAGTGTCATCACCTGGGAAGTCGTATTCTGATAATAGATCACGAATTTCCATTTCTACTAATTCAAGAAGTTCTTCATCATCAACCATATCACACTTGTTCATGAATACAACAAGGTAAGGTACGCCTACCTGACGAGAAAGAAGAATGTGTTCACGAGTTTGTGGCATTGGACCGTCAGTTGCAGAAACAACTAAGATACCGCCGTCCATTTGAGCAGCACCAGTGATCATGTTTTTAACATAGTCAGCGTGTCCTGGGCAGTCTACGTGTGCATAGTGACGAGCATCAGTTTCATACTCAACGTGTGCAGTTGAGATTGTGATTCCACGCTCTTTTTCTTCTGGAGCACCATCAATTTGATCATATGCGCGAGCTTCTGCTTTACCTGTTTTAGCAAGTACAGAAGTGATTGCAGCAGTTAGAGTAGTTTTACCGTGGTCAACGTGACCAATTGTACCAATGTTTACGTGTGGCTTTGAACGGTCGAATTTAGCTTTACCCATTAGGAAAGTCCTCCTTTAATATATAAAAGTTAAGTATATTTTATGGAAACTGTAAACAGGGCTGTCCCACTCTCACAGTTTCCATTCTTACATAAGTAGTTATACTTTATTAAAAGGTGAAAATCAATTATTCACCTTTATTTTTTTTGATAATTTCTTCAGAAACAGATTTTGGTACTTCTTCATAGTGATCAAAGTGCATAGAGAATACTCCACGACCTTGTGTACTAGAACGAAGTGCTGTTGCATAACCAAACATTTCTGAAAGTGGAACTTGAGCACGAACTACTTGTGCGTTACCACGTGCTTCCATACCTTCTACACGACCACGGCGTGCAGTGATTTGTCCCATAATATCACCTAGATACTCTTCAGGGATTACAACTTCTACCCTCATCATAGGCTCTAGGATTACAGGACTACATTTTGAAGCAGCGTTTTTAAGAGCCATTGATGCAGCAATCTTAAATGCCATTTCAGATGAATCGACATCATGGTATGAACCATCAAACAATCTAGCTTTAATATCAACTAAAGGATATCCAGCAAGAACACCACGATTCAAGGAATCTTCAAGACCGGCTTGAACTGCAGGAATGTATTCACGAGGAACAACACCACCTACGATACCGTTCACGAATTCGAAACCTTTTCCTTCTTCATTTGGTGAGAATTCAATCCAAACGTGTCCATATTGTCCACGACCACCAGATTGACGTGCGAACTTACCTTCAACTTGTGCAGATCCACGGAAAGTTTCACGATAAGCAACCTGTGGGGCACCTACGTTAGCTTCTACCTTGAATTCACGACGCATACGATCAACTAAGATATCAAGATGTAGTTCTCCCATACCGGCGATAATAACTTGTCCAGTTTCCTGGTCAGTATGTGCACGGAAAGTTGGATCTTCTTCTTGAAGCTTTTGAAGTGCAGTTGTCATTTTATCTTGGTCTGCTTTTGATTTTGGTTCAACAGAAAGTTGAATTACTGGCTCAGGGAAATTCATAGACTCAAGAATAACTAGATTCTTATCATCACAAAGTGTGTCACCAGTAGTTGTATCTTTCAAACCTACAGCTGCAGCAATGTCCCCAGCAAAAACCTTAGAGATTTCTTGACGGCTGTTTGCATGCATTTGTAGGATACGTCCTACACGTTCACGTTTTCCTTTAGTAGAGTTCTGAACATATGATCCAGATTCTAAAGTACCAGAGTAAACACGGAAGAACGTTAATTTACCAACATAAGGGTCAGTCATAACCTTAAATGCTAGAGCTGCAAACGGCTCTTCATCACTTGAATGACGTTCTAGGACTTCTTCATCATCATCCGGAGCATGCCCCTTGATTGCAGGTACATCTAGTGGAGATGGAAGGTAATCAATAACAGCATCTAACATTAACTGAACACCTTTGTTTTTGAAAGCAGATCCACAAATAACAGGATAGAATTCAACATTTACAGTACCTTTACGAATAGCTGCTTTTAGCTCTTCTTTAGTGATTTCTTCGCCACCAAGGTATTTTTCTGTTAACTCTTCATCTAGTTCTGCTACTGCTTCTACTAACTTTTCATGCCACTCTTCAGCAAGTGCGCGATGTTCTTCAGGAATCTCACGTACTTCAATGTCAGTACCTAAATCGTTACTGTAGAATACTGCATTCATTTCTACAAGGTCAATGATTGCAGAAAATTCATCTTCAGCACCGATAGGTAATTGAATAGGGTGGGCATTCGCTTGCAAACGATCATGTATTGTTCTTACAGAATACAAGAAATCTGCACCGATTTTGTCCATTTTGTTAACAAACACAACACGTGGTACACCGTACGTAGTCGCTTGACGCCAAACTGTTTCAGTTTGAGGTTCAACACCAGACTGCGCATCAAGAA from Neobacillus sp. CF12 encodes:
- the rpsS gene encoding 30S ribosomal protein S19; the protein is MGRSLKKGPFVDDHLMVKIEKLNETESKQVVKTWSRRSTIFPQFIGHTIAVYDGRKHVPVYVTEDMVGHKLGEFAPTRAYKGHGNDDKKTRR
- the fusA gene encoding elongation factor G; the protein is MAREFSLANTRNIGIMAHIDAGKTTTTERVLYYTGKIHKIGETHEGASQMDWMEQEQERGITITSAATTAQWKGHRVNIIDTPGHVDFTVEVERSLRVLDGAVAVLDAQSGVEPQTETVWRQATTYGVPRVVFVNKMDKIGADFLYSVRTIHDRLQANAHPIQLPIGAEDEFSAIIDLVEMNAVFYSNDLGTDIEVREIPEEHRALAEEWHEKLVEAVAELDEELTEKYLGGEEITKEELKAAIRKGTVNVEFYPVICGSAFKNKGVQLMLDAVIDYLPSPLDVPAIKGHAPDDDEEVLERHSSDEEPFAALAFKVMTDPYVGKLTFFRVYSGTLESGSYVQNSTKGKRERVGRILQMHANSRQEISKVFAGDIAAAVGLKDTTTGDTLCDDKNLVILESMNFPEPVIQLSVEPKSKADQDKMTTALQKLQEEDPTFRAHTDQETGQVIIAGMGELHLDILVDRMRREFKVEANVGAPQVAYRETFRGSAQVEGKFARQSGGRGQYGHVWIEFSPNEEGKGFEFVNGIVGGVVPREYIPAVQAGLEDSLNRGVLAGYPLVDIKARLFDGSYHDVDSSEMAFKIAASMALKNAASKCSPVILEPMMRVEVVIPEEYLGDIMGQITARRGRVEGMEARGNAQVVRAQVPLSEMFGYATALRSSTQGRGVFSMHFDHYEEVPKSVSEEIIKKNKGE
- the rplV gene encoding 50S ribosomal protein L22 — protein: MQAKAVARTVRIAPRKARLVVDLIRGKQVGEAVAILNLTPKFASPIVEKVLKSAVANAEHNYEMDVNNLVVTQAFVDEGPTLKRFRPRAMGRASQILKRTSHITIVLSEKKEG
- the rplW gene encoding 50S ribosomal protein L23, with the translated sequence MDARDIIKRPVITERSTDLMAEKKYTFEVDVRANKTQVKDAIVEIFGVEVEKVNIMNYKGKFKRMGKFGGYTNKRRKAIVKLTADSKEIEFFEA
- the rplC gene encoding 50S ribosomal protein L3, whose product is MTKGILGRKIGMTQVFAENGNLIPVTVVEAAQNVVLQKKSVESDGYEAVQIGFEDKREKLANKPEKGHVAKANTAPKRFVREFSGVDVTGYEVGQEVKVDIFAAGDVVDVTGISKGKGFQGVIKRHGQSRGPMAHGSRYHRRPGSMGPVAPNRVFKGKLLPGRMGGEQITVQNLEIVKVDVERNILLIKGNVPGPKKALLKIKTAVKA
- the tuf gene encoding elongation factor Tu, whose translation is MGKAKFDRSKPHVNIGTIGHVDHGKTTLTAAITSVLAKTGKAEARAYDQIDGAPEEKERGITISTAHVEYETDARHYAHVDCPGHADYVKNMITGAAQMDGGILVVSATDGPMPQTREHILLSRQVGVPYLVVFMNKCDMVDDEELLELVEMEIRDLLSEYDFPGDDTPVIKGSALKALEGEAAWEEKIYELMSAVDEWIPTPARDTEKPFMMPVEDVFSITGRGTVATGRVERGVVKVGDVVEIVGFTEEPKSTTVTGVEMFRKLLDFAEAGDNIGALLRGVAREEIERGQVLAKPKSITPHSKFKAQVYVLSKEEGGRHTPFFTNYRPQFYFRTSDITGICNLPEGVEMVMPGDHIEMIVELIAPVAIEEGTKFSIREGGRTVGSGSITTITE
- the rpsJ gene encoding 30S ribosomal protein S10, encoding MAKQKIRIRLKAYDHRILDQSAEKIVETAKRSGAAVSGPIPLPTEKSIYTILRAVHKYKDSREQFEQRTHKRLIDIVNPTPQTVDALMRLDLPSGVDIEIKL
- the rplB gene encoding 50S ribosomal protein L2, whose product is MAIKKYKPTSNGRRGMTVSDFAEITTSTPEKSLLAPLKRKGGRNNQGKLTVRHQGGGHKRSYRIIDFKRNKDGIPGRVATIEYDPNRSANIALINYVDGEKRYILAPKNLVVGLEVMSGPEADIKVGNALPLANIPVGTVVHNVELKPGKGGQLVRSAGTSAQVLGKEGKYVLVRLNSGEVRMILAECRATIGQVGNEQHELINIGKAGRSRWLGKRPTVRGSVMNPNDHPHGGGEGRSPIGRKSPMSPWGKPTLGFKTRKKKNKSDKFIVRRRKK
- the rplD gene encoding 50S ribosomal protein L4, producing MPKVSLFNQNGSQVGEIELNESVFGIEPNQHVLFEAIVMQRASLRQGTHKVKVRSEVRGGGRKPWRQKGTGRARQGSIRSPQWRGGGTVFGPTPRSYSYKLPKKVRRLAIKSALSSKVLEENVLVLESLAFDAPKTKDFKTVLGGLSVEKKALIVTADLDENVALSARNIPGVTVVTADGINVLDVVNHDKLIMTKAAVEKVEEVLA